One Rhododendron vialii isolate Sample 1 chromosome 2a, ASM3025357v1 genomic region harbors:
- the LOC131317596 gene encoding LOW QUALITY PROTEIN: protein PAM71, chloroplastic-like (The sequence of the model RefSeq protein was modified relative to this genomic sequence to represent the inferred CDS: deleted 3 bases in 3 codons) — protein sequence MDGVLDEYYLNRRNLEGGILYPEMSQFLTSLPGYLKFVLLFGFLTLEGAQQAVAAYMVALVQCLHPWDTHKYDTSDQETWAMTIICVVLGRSFHHVNDILPGRFGDTDLLVNDVAAVVLLVLVYFGVSTLVEASFGDGLKAEEEQNEAKLAVSQFSGNESGILATANTVISTFLLSFVAEWGDKYLYKNIALVVASSPLGVVGGALASHGVATSLAVLGGSLLGTFSSEKVVAYIGVTLFAVFASVTLVETVT from the exons ATGGATGGTGTTTTGGACGAATATTACCTTAACAGAAGAAATTTGGAAGGAGGGATTCTATACCCAGAGATGTCCCAGTTTCTAACATCTCTCCCTGGTTACCTTAAGTTTGTCCTTCTCTTTGGATTCCTCACACTTGAAGGCGCTCAACAAGCGGTTGCTGCCTA CATGGTGGCTTTAGTTCAATGCCTACACCCATGGGATACTCACAAATACGATACATCTGATCAGGAAACCTG GGCAATGACAATCATATGTGTTGTTCTAGGGCGGTCATTTCATCACGTCAATGATATCCTTCC TGGCAGATTTGGTGACACTGATCTACTTGTTAACGACGTTGCTGCAGTTGTCCTTCTGGTACT GGTGTATTTTGGGGTTTCGACCTTGGTT GAAGCCAGCTTTGGTGATGGTCTTAAGGCAGAAGAAGAACAGAATGAA GCAAAGCTGGCTGTTTCACAATTTTCAGGAAATGAATCTGGGATTTTGGCCACAGCTAATACAGTCATTAGCACTTTCCTGCTTTCTTTTGTTGCAGAATGGGGTGATAAATATCTCTACAAAAATATTG CACTTGTTGTCGCGTCTTCGCCTCTTGGAGTCGTTGGAGGGGCATTAGCCAGTCATGGAGTTGCAACTTCG CTGGCTGTGTTGGGGGGC TCTTTACTAGGGACATTCTCATCTGAGAAG GTAGTTGCCTACATTGGCGTAACTCTT TTCGCAGTCTTCGCCTCAGTAACATTGGTCGAGACAGTAACTTAA
- the LOC131315050 gene encoding GDT1-like protein 1, chloroplastic, with amino-acid sequence MRSLSLSSQSVLLRTHSPPPPPSSSSSRPKPLKSHHFYRFPKLSSPNPSLFLSRYARQQCVNLYNEFMFLHGNAYKVIELTNNVDVVNGVLDELHSKRKTRGRNFVPGDVPVSALYGYLKFVLLFGLFTLEGTQQAVAGSDFTSGLQSMPFLGDLGDISTGFASAFLLIFFSELGDKTFFIAALLAARNPGAVVFVGTFGALAAMTIISVVLGRTFHYIDDILPFRFGDTDLPVDDIAAVVLLVYFGVSTLVEASSGDGLKAEEEQKEAELAVSEFSGNGAGILATANTVVSTFLLVFVAEWGDKSFFSTIALAAASSPLGVIGGALAGHGVATLLAVLGGSLLGTFLSEKVVAYIGGTLFLVFAAVTLIEIVT; translated from the exons atgcgaAGCCTATCGCTCTCTTCGCAGAGCGTGTTGCTGAGGACTCATTCACCGCCTcctcctccatcttcttcttcttcacgtCCCAAACCTCTCAAATCGCATCATTTTTATCGATTTCCGAAGCTCTCTAGTCCCAATCCGAGCCTCTTTCTCTCAAG GTACGCGAGGCAGCAATGCGTAAACCTATACAAT GAGTTCATGTTCCTACATGGCAATGCATACAAAGTAATTGAATTGACAAACAATGTAGATGTTGTCAATGGTGTCTTGGACGAATTGcattcaaaaaggaaaaccagaggGAGGAATTTTGTACCTGGAGATGTCCCAGTTTCAGCACTCTATGGCTACCTAAAGTTTGTTCTGCTCTTTGGATTATTCACCCTTGAAGGCACTCAACAAGCAGTTGCTGGTTCAGATTTCACAAGTGGATTGCAATCAATGCCTTTTCTTGGGGACCTAGGCGATATTAGCACAGGTTTTGCTTCA GCATTCTTGCTTATATTTTTCTCTGAACTAGGGGACAAAACCTTTTTTATTGCG GCACTTCTAGCAGCTAGGAATCCTGGTGCCGTCGTTTTCGTGGGGACTTTTGGCGCACTTGC GGCAATGACAATCATATCTGTTGTTCTCGGGCGGACATTTCATTACATCGATGATATCCTTCCATTCAG ATTTGGTGACACTGATCTACCTGTTGATGATATTGCTGCAGTTGTCCTTCTG GTGTATTTTGGGGTTTCAACCTTGGTTGAGGCCAGCTCTGGTGACGGTCTTAAGGCAGAAGAAGAACAGAAGGAG GCAGAGCTGGCTGTTTCAGAATTTTCAGGAAATGGAGCTGGGATTTTGGCCACTGCTAATACAGTCGTTAGCACTTTCCTGCTTGTTTTTGTTGCAGAATGGGGTGATAAATCATTTTTCTCTACAATAG CACTTGCTGCTGCCTCTTCACCTCTTGGAGTCATTGGAGGAGCATTAGCTGGTCATGGAGTTGCAACTTTG CTGGCAGTGTTGGGGGGTTCTTTACTGGGTACATTCTTATCTGAGAAG GTAGTTGCCTATATTGGGGGAACTCTTTTTCTCGTCTTTGCGGCAGTAACATTGATCGAGATAGTAACTTAA
- the LOC131317597 gene encoding probable WRKY transcription factor 19: YPWFKSAEGLSGLCISHGGGWRCQHLGCTRGAHGGGLCTSHCALVEDIGIHGGATLGPVVHKKMEEEVIEVQGMDFEEHKKYSRHKPCKHLVFYFDDILCNRQNVANATANIVAARKGFNGTILADSPLKRTKTSNLREQMMGQTERAEGRTDFCIAHGGGRRCSQEGCGRAARGKTGLCIRHGGGMRCQKENCTKSAEGLSGLCISHGGGRRCQHPECAKGAQGSTMFCKAHGGGKRCKFEGGCTKGAEESTPFCKEHGGGKRCSFEGGGVCPKSVHRGFQFCVAHGGDKRCAFPECTKSARGRTDFCVRHGGGKRCQYEGCAKSAQGATDFCKAHGGGKRCSWGQPESEFGQGESPCYLFARGLTGQCTSHGAQLVQDTGVHGGATLGPMHDP; encoded by the exons TACCCCTGGTTTAAGAGCGCAGAAGGGCTCTCTGGTCTTTGCATATCTCATGGAGGCGGCTGGAGGTGCCAGCATCTGGGTTGCACCAGAGGGGCTCACGGTGGTGGGCTATGTACATCACATTGCGCTCTAGTTGAGGACATAGGGATCCATGGGGGTGCCACACTTGGACCCGTGGTCCATAAGAAGATGGAAGAGGAGGTCATTGAGGTGCAGGGTATGGATTTTGAAGAACA CAAGAAGTATTCGAGGCACAAACCATGCAAGCATTTAGTCTTCTATTTCGATGACATTCTCTGCAATAGACAAAATGTTGCCAACGCCACGGCAAACATTGTAGCCGCTCGGAAGGGGTTTAACGGGACCATCCTAGCCGATTCGCCGTTGAAAAGAACAAAGACATCAAATTTAAGGGAACAA ATGATGGGACAAACGGAGCGTGCAGAAGGACGCACGGATTTCTGTATCGCCCACGGTGGCGGGCGGCGGTGCAGTCAAGAAGGATGTGGGCGTGCCGCCAGAGGTAAAACTGGGTTGTGCATTCGGCATGGTGGCGGCATGAGATGCCAGAAAGAGAACTGCACAAAGAGCGCAGAAGGGCTCTCAGGTCTTTGCATATCGCATGGAGGTGGCCGGAGGTGCCAGCATCCGGAATGTGCCAAAGGGGCTCAAGGTAGCACAATGTTCTGCAAGGCGCACGGTGGTGGCAAAAGGTGCAAGTTTGAAGGAGGGTGCACCAAGGGTGCAGAAGAGAGCACACCTTTCTGCAAGGAGCATGGTGGAGGGAAAAGGTGTTCATTCGAAGGTGGTGGGGTTTGTCCGAAGAGTGTGCATCGTGGGTTTCAATTCTGTGTTGCACATGGGGGTGATAAGAGGTGTGCTTTTCCGGAGTGCACAAAGAGTGCCCGCGGGCGGACCGACTTTTGTGTCCGGCACGGTGGGGGAAAGAGGTGCCAATACGAAGGGTGTGCAAAGAGTGCACAGGGAGCCACTGATTTTTGCAAGGCACATGGTGGAGGTAAGAGATGCTCTTGGGGCCAACCTGAGTCGGAGTTTGGCCAAGGTGAATCACCATGTTACTTATTTGCTAGGGGACTGACCGGGCAATGTACATCACATGGCGCTCAGCTGGTTCAGGACACAGGGGTTCATGGGGGCGCCACACTTGGACCCATGCATGATCCATGA